From Kineosporia succinea, the proteins below share one genomic window:
- a CDS encoding DUF1996 domain-containing protein, which produces MSRQRPRLLRPAIAVATATVLGVTAAVAFNVLPGNSAELTPAATTTAGQHHTATAAPAQTTTEARSGAKAEHDPTHTPGKATSKAAKSTASTVEPAPSATEHSMKAMAMPKGKWVKVNKKTWAAQLADFKKTKARKPPATAKKNTEFNATCTFSHSGKNDPIVFPNQPGKSHMHSFYGNKAVKADTTVADMMKYTATSCVPRKDHSSYWLPTLYNNANDKAVQPNMLIAYYGSLLDDVNKKKTVPMPNGLKMIWGDASKQVKTPAGSRDAFYCSGGPLEGKTRSTDGNWPVCGDGGTVHFMMRFPDCWDGKHLDSPDHKSHVSYGAQGDCPKAYPVRIPAVTFSIYYPTSGQKAGFRLASGMASSMHADAFFAWDVRTMNDRVKSCVRQMVTCASDGKF; this is translated from the coding sequence GTGTCGAGACAACGTCCCCGGCTGCTGCGCCCGGCGATCGCCGTGGCCACGGCAACGGTCTTGGGAGTGACCGCCGCGGTGGCGTTCAACGTCCTGCCCGGCAACTCGGCCGAGCTCACCCCGGCGGCCACCACCACGGCCGGGCAGCACCACACCGCCACGGCGGCCCCGGCGCAGACCACCACCGAGGCGCGCAGCGGCGCGAAGGCGGAGCACGACCCCACCCACACCCCCGGGAAGGCGACCTCGAAGGCCGCGAAGTCCACCGCGTCCACCGTCGAACCGGCTCCCAGTGCCACCGAGCACTCGATGAAGGCCATGGCCATGCCCAAGGGCAAGTGGGTCAAGGTGAACAAGAAGACCTGGGCCGCGCAGCTGGCCGACTTCAAGAAGACCAAGGCCCGTAAGCCCCCGGCCACCGCCAAGAAGAACACCGAGTTCAACGCGACCTGCACGTTCAGTCACTCGGGCAAGAACGACCCGATCGTCTTCCCGAACCAGCCGGGCAAGTCGCACATGCACTCGTTCTACGGCAACAAGGCCGTGAAGGCCGACACCACCGTGGCCGACATGATGAAGTACACGGCCACCAGCTGCGTGCCGAGGAAGGACCACTCGTCGTACTGGCTGCCCACGCTCTACAACAACGCCAACGACAAGGCCGTGCAGCCCAATATGCTGATCGCCTACTACGGCAGCCTTCTCGACGACGTGAACAAGAAGAAGACCGTGCCGATGCCCAACGGCCTCAAGATGATCTGGGGCGACGCGAGCAAGCAGGTCAAGACCCCGGCCGGCTCCCGCGACGCGTTCTACTGCTCCGGCGGCCCGCTCGAGGGCAAGACCCGCAGCACCGACGGCAACTGGCCGGTCTGCGGTGACGGCGGGACGGTGCACTTCATGATGCGCTTCCCCGACTGCTGGGACGGCAAGCACCTCGACAGCCCCGACCACAAGTCGCACGTCTCCTACGGCGCGCAGGGTGACTGCCCGAAGGCCTACCCGGTGCGGATCCCGGCCGTGACCTTCTCGATCTACTACCCGACCAGCGGCCAGAAGGCGGGCTTCAGGCTGGCGTCCGGAATGGCGTCCTCCATGCACGCCGACGCCTTCTTCGCCTGGGACGTGCGCACCATGAACGACCGGGTCAAGAGCTGCGTGCGTCAGATGGTGACCTGCGCGAGCGACGGGAAGTTCTGA
- a CDS encoding PPOX class F420-dependent oxidoreductase, which translates to MTKMTPEQAFQFLGAGVRTGHLATVRADGRPHAKPIWFVTDGTPAGFVLYFNTWHSSVAGRNLRRDPRVTISVDDSTPPFSYVIVEGTAELLTFDEATSEFRDRSTAIAARYMGDELAGSYGARNAVAGEFLVRITPSRVLGETGVAD; encoded by the coding sequence ATGACCAAGATGACTCCCGAGCAGGCGTTCCAGTTCCTCGGCGCCGGCGTGCGCACCGGCCACCTCGCCACGGTGCGCGCCGACGGCCGTCCGCACGCGAAGCCGATCTGGTTCGTCACCGACGGCACGCCCGCCGGCTTCGTCCTGTACTTCAACACCTGGCACTCCTCGGTCGCCGGCCGCAACCTGCGGCGCGATCCCCGGGTCACGATCTCGGTCGACGACTCCACGCCACCCTTCTCCTACGTGATCGTGGAGGGCACGGCCGAACTGCTCACGTTCGACGAGGCTACGAGTGAGTTCCGTGACCGTTCCACTGCGATCGCCGCCCGCTACATGGGTGACGAACTCGCCGGTTCTTACGGAGCGCGCAACGCTGTCGCGGGCGAGTTTCTGGTGCGAATCACCCCGAGCCGCGTTCTGGGCGAGACCGGAGTAGCTGACTGA
- a CDS encoding LuxR C-terminal-related transcriptional regulator, translated as MSDFDAAAWLSTGSVPTTAPGNRITVLLVDDNPTIRATLRPLLEADPQISVVAEAGNGAAGLSEARRLRPRVTVLDHQMPVADGLSVIEDIARHSNVLVLTSNDSQDIIAPMLRGGARGYLVYGRFDPADLVAAVRAVADGQGWLIPAAASVATGAVRDAYARERAAGARHGNLRRTRRAFGLSEREIEVLELVGDGLSNAAIATQLKLSEKTVKNHLSKVFGKLDVTSRTEALARWHGWR; from the coding sequence GTGAGCGACTTCGACGCGGCCGCCTGGCTGAGCACCGGGTCGGTGCCGACCACCGCACCGGGCAACCGCATCACCGTGCTGCTGGTCGACGACAACCCGACGATCCGGGCCACGCTGCGTCCGCTGCTCGAGGCCGACCCGCAGATCAGCGTGGTCGCCGAGGCCGGCAACGGAGCGGCCGGGCTGTCCGAGGCTCGGCGGTTGCGTCCCCGCGTCACCGTTCTCGACCACCAGATGCCCGTGGCCGACGGCCTGTCGGTGATCGAGGACATCGCCCGGCACAGCAACGTGCTGGTCCTGACCAGCAACGACAGCCAGGACATCATCGCGCCGATGCTGCGCGGCGGGGCCCGGGGCTACCTGGTGTACGGACGCTTCGACCCGGCGGATCTCGTCGCTGCGGTGCGCGCGGTGGCGGACGGGCAGGGCTGGCTGATCCCGGCCGCCGCCTCGGTCGCGACCGGGGCGGTGCGCGACGCCTACGCCCGGGAGCGGGCGGCCGGGGCCCGGCACGGCAACCTGCGGCGCACCCGGCGGGCGTTCGGGCTGAGCGAGCGCGAGATCGAGGTGCTCGAGCTGGTCGGCGACGGCCTGTCCAACGCCGCGATCGCGACGCAGCTGAAGCTCTCCGAGAAGACCGTGAAGAACCACCTGAGCAAGGTGTTCGGCAAGCTCGACGTCACGAGCCGCACCGAGGCCCTGGCCCGCTGGCACGGCTGGCGGTAG
- a CDS encoding sensor histidine kinase, with product MKKDEVDELPQDRVQQIVAVALSRTVLLTRAAACLTTAVVGLLVQTDGVRSAALIVVLLLSTAAGVAALPRWPTLVRSPVPLLAADAVLVLAVLGLSRGGMTYFVFAAGAAALAGAALGFAAIPLWTAQTVQGLVVCAVLLRAEEVPASLAGFLLAAPPAAVLAGIGTVLAKRVLTRQMSQTVALVTHAQRSAAAAERARLARELHDSVAKTLRAMSLAAVALPGSLRRQPALAEQLAGVISQGADAATQETRQLIEGMRLDAPEEDFATTLRRVCTLWSAETGISATATVAPVEPPVAARYELTRIAGEALVNVHRHAGATRVGITVSERGRGLVMTVRDNGRGFDVPFEADLAALQHRGHAGIVGMMERARTIGGSLTVESEPGLGTLIRVRVPVL from the coding sequence GTGAAGAAGGACGAGGTGGACGAACTCCCGCAGGACCGGGTGCAGCAGATCGTCGCCGTCGCCCTCAGCCGCACGGTGCTCCTGACCCGGGCCGCCGCCTGCCTGACCACCGCCGTGGTCGGCCTGCTGGTGCAGACCGACGGGGTGCGCTCGGCCGCGCTGATCGTCGTGCTCCTGCTCAGCACCGCCGCCGGCGTGGCCGCACTGCCCCGCTGGCCCACGCTGGTGCGCTCCCCCGTGCCGCTGCTCGCCGCCGACGCCGTGCTGGTGCTCGCCGTGCTGGGCCTGAGCCGGGGCGGCATGACCTACTTCGTGTTCGCCGCCGGGGCCGCCGCCCTGGCCGGGGCCGCCCTCGGGTTCGCCGCGATCCCGCTCTGGACGGCCCAGACCGTGCAGGGCCTGGTCGTGTGCGCGGTGCTGCTGCGGGCCGAGGAGGTCCCGGCGAGCCTGGCCGGGTTCCTGCTCGCCGCGCCGCCGGCCGCCGTGCTCGCCGGGATCGGCACCGTGCTGGCCAAGCGGGTGCTGACCCGGCAGATGAGCCAGACCGTCGCGCTCGTCACGCACGCCCAGCGTTCCGCGGCCGCCGCCGAACGCGCCCGGCTGGCCCGCGAACTGCACGACTCCGTGGCCAAGACCCTGCGGGCGATGTCACTGGCCGCAGTCGCGCTGCCCGGGTCGCTGCGCCGGCAGCCCGCGCTCGCCGAGCAGCTGGCCGGGGTGATCTCGCAGGGGGCCGACGCCGCGACCCAGGAGACCCGGCAGCTGATCGAGGGGATGCGGCTCGACGCGCCCGAGGAGGACTTCGCCACCACGCTGCGCCGGGTCTGCACGCTGTGGTCGGCCGAGACCGGGATCAGCGCCACGGCCACGGTCGCGCCGGTCGAGCCCCCGGTCGCCGCGCGCTACGAGCTGACCCGCATCGCCGGTGAGGCCCTGGTCAACGTGCACCGGCACGCCGGGGCCACGCGGGTCGGGATCACGGTCAGCGAACGCGGGCGCGGGCTGGTGATGACCGTGCGGGACAACGGACGCGGGTTCGACGTCCCGTTCGAGGCCGACCTGGCGGCTCTCCAGCACCGGGGCCACGCCGGTATTGTCGGCATGATGGAACGGGCGCGCACGATCGGTGGATCACTCACCGTGGAGTCGGAGCCGGGCCTGGGCACGCTGATCCGGGTGCGGGTGCCGGTGCTGTGA
- a CDS encoding copper homeostasis protein CutC has translation MTLLEICIEDAVGAAVAEAAGADRVELCSALSEGGLTPSVGAVRHALASTSRIGVQVLIRPRGGDFVFGPAEVAVMLEDASELVGLSPRLGFVVGCLTPDGRVDIEVLERLLGVVGDRPVTFHRAFDATVSLGESLDVLAGLGVSRVLTSGGAAAADAGALRSLAERAAGRISVMAGGGVRPANVAGLVAASGVGEVHCRASATVRSASVFGNPALPYDEGTRRVTSRSAVEEMVAALRRPATPS, from the coding sequence GTGACCCTTCTGGAGATCTGTATCGAGGACGCGGTCGGTGCCGCGGTCGCGGAAGCGGCCGGCGCCGACCGCGTCGAACTGTGCTCGGCCCTGTCCGAGGGCGGCCTGACCCCCAGCGTGGGTGCGGTGCGGCACGCGCTCGCGAGCACGTCGCGGATCGGGGTGCAGGTGCTGATCCGGCCGCGGGGCGGCGATTTCGTGTTCGGTCCCGCCGAGGTGGCGGTGATGCTCGAGGACGCGTCGGAGCTCGTAGGTCTCTCGCCCCGCCTGGGGTTCGTGGTCGGGTGTCTCACCCCGGACGGGCGTGTCGACATCGAGGTGCTGGAGCGGTTGCTGGGCGTCGTCGGGGATCGTCCGGTGACGTTCCACCGGGCGTTCGACGCGACGGTGTCTCTCGGTGAATCCCTCGACGTGCTGGCCGGTCTGGGGGTCTCGCGGGTGCTGACCTCGGGAGGTGCGGCGGCTGCCGACGCGGGCGCCCTGCGGTCGCTGGCCGAACGGGCCGCCGGACGGATCTCGGTGATGGCCGGCGGGGGAGTGCGCCCGGCGAACGTGGCCGGGCTGGTCGCGGCGTCGGGGGTGGGCGAGGTGCACTGCCGGGCGTCCGCAACGGTGCGCTCGGCCTCGGTGTTCGGCAACCCGGCGCTGCCCTACGACGAGGGCACGCGCCGGGTCACCTCACGGTCCGCGGTGGAGGAGATGGTGGCCGCGCTCAGGCGGCCTGCGACTCCTTCTTGA
- the lon gene encoding endopeptidase La, with amino-acid sequence MTSETYPVLFLDDVVVLPGMALPIELTAQAQQTLDAARAAGSQHLLVVPRLDGKTGVVGTVAQVVQIGRLPSGEPAAVLRGEHRARIGQGVPGTGAALWVEAETLTADKPNGRVREKAADFKQVLTTVLQQRSNWQVLDAVQRMTDPSELTDVAGYASWIEPAEKVTLLETLDVEKRLDFLLERGKAHLAEMEVSSKIAEDVQEGMEKTQREYLLRQQLAAIRKELGEEDAGGSGDYRTRVEAADLPEKVRTAALAEVDKLERGSEQSPEAGYVRTWLDTVLELPWNERTTDSTDIGHAREVLDSDHTGLDDVKERIVEHLAVRARRASRGLDVVGGRGSGAVLALVGPPGVGKTSLGESVARALNRAFVRVALGGVRDEAEIRGHRRTYVGALPGRLVRALQEAGTMNPVVLLDEIDKVGSDFRGDPAAALLEVLDPAQNHTFRDHYLDLDLDLSDVVFLATANVLETIPSALLDRMEVVTLDGYTEREKVAIARDHLLPRQLDRAGLTAQEVTIDDEALRRLAGEYTHEAGVRQLERSLARILRKVTTEIEVPLDRRPGEVPPASNGTSGVSVGREDVTKYLGRPRFTPESAERTAVPGVATGLAVTGAGGDVLFVEAAAMDSENGGLELTGQLGDVMKESAQIALSYLRANGSRLGVPVGELSNHRVHVHFPAGAVPKDGPSAGVTLTTALASLLTGRLVRAEIGMTGEVSLTGRVLPIGGVKQKLLAAHRAGLTEVIIPARNGPDLDDLPEDVLSQLVVHQVSDVADVLRIALEPAAVKKESQAA; translated from the coding sequence ATGACCAGCGAGACCTATCCCGTCCTGTTCCTCGATGATGTCGTCGTCCTCCCGGGCATGGCCCTGCCGATCGAACTGACGGCGCAGGCTCAGCAGACCCTGGACGCGGCCCGTGCGGCCGGCTCGCAGCACCTCCTCGTCGTCCCGCGTCTCGACGGCAAGACCGGCGTCGTCGGCACGGTCGCCCAGGTGGTGCAGATCGGCCGGCTGCCCAGCGGTGAGCCCGCCGCGGTGCTGCGCGGTGAGCACCGCGCCCGCATCGGCCAGGGGGTGCCGGGCACCGGCGCGGCGCTGTGGGTGGAGGCCGAGACCCTCACCGCGGACAAGCCGAACGGCCGGGTGCGTGAGAAGGCCGCCGACTTCAAGCAGGTCCTGACCACCGTCCTGCAGCAGCGCAGCAACTGGCAGGTGCTCGACGCCGTGCAGCGGATGACCGATCCGTCGGAGCTGACCGACGTGGCCGGGTACGCGTCGTGGATCGAGCCGGCCGAGAAGGTCACGCTGCTCGAGACCCTCGACGTGGAGAAGCGGCTGGACTTCCTGCTGGAGCGCGGCAAGGCGCACCTGGCCGAGATGGAGGTCAGCAGCAAGATCGCCGAGGACGTGCAGGAGGGCATGGAGAAGACGCAGCGGGAGTACCTGCTGCGCCAGCAGCTCGCGGCGATCCGCAAGGAACTGGGCGAGGAGGACGCGGGCGGCTCGGGCGACTACCGCACCCGGGTGGAGGCCGCCGACCTGCCGGAGAAGGTGCGCACCGCCGCGCTGGCCGAGGTCGACAAGCTGGAGCGGGGCTCCGAGCAGTCACCGGAGGCCGGGTACGTCCGGACCTGGCTCGACACCGTGCTCGAGCTGCCCTGGAACGAGCGCACCACCGACAGCACCGACATCGGCCACGCCCGTGAGGTTCTCGACTCCGACCACACCGGTCTGGACGACGTGAAGGAACGCATCGTCGAGCACCTGGCCGTGCGCGCCCGCCGGGCCTCGCGGGGTCTGGATGTCGTCGGCGGACGGGGTTCGGGTGCGGTGCTGGCGCTGGTCGGCCCGCCCGGGGTCGGCAAGACCTCGCTGGGTGAGTCGGTCGCTCGGGCGCTGAACCGCGCGTTCGTGCGCGTGGCCCTGGGCGGTGTGCGCGACGAGGCCGAGATCCGTGGCCACCGGCGCACCTACGTGGGCGCGCTGCCGGGCCGTCTGGTGCGGGCGCTGCAGGAGGCGGGCACGATGAACCCGGTCGTGCTGCTCGACGAGATCGACAAGGTCGGCTCGGACTTCCGCGGTGACCCGGCGGCGGCCCTGCTCGAGGTGCTCGACCCGGCGCAGAACCACACCTTCCGCGACCACTACCTCGACCTGGACCTGGACCTGTCCGACGTGGTGTTCCTGGCCACGGCGAACGTGCTCGAGACCATCCCGTCGGCGCTGCTCGACCGGATGGAGGTGGTCACGCTCGACGGGTACACCGAGCGGGAGAAGGTCGCGATCGCCCGTGACCACCTGCTGCCCCGGCAGCTCGACCGGGCCGGCCTGACCGCGCAGGAGGTCACCATCGACGACGAGGCGCTGCGTCGCCTCGCCGGTGAGTACACCCACGAAGCGGGCGTGCGGCAGCTCGAGCGGTCACTCGCCAGGATTCTGCGCAAGGTCACTACGGAGATTGAGGTCCCCCTGGACCGTCGGCCTGGGGAGGTGCCCCCAGCGTCGAACGGCACCTCGGGTGTGTCGGTTGGCCGCGAGGACGTCACGAAGTACCTGGGCCGACCGCGGTTCACTCCCGAATCGGCCGAGCGCACCGCGGTTCCCGGGGTGGCGACGGGTCTGGCCGTGACCGGGGCGGGCGGCGACGTGCTCTTCGTGGAAGCCGCGGCCATGGACAGCGAGAACGGCGGCCTGGAGCTCACCGGGCAGCTGGGCGACGTGATGAAGGAGTCGGCCCAGATCGCGCTGAGCTACCTGCGGGCCAACGGTTCCCGGCTCGGCGTGCCGGTCGGGGAACTGTCGAACCACCGGGTGCACGTGCACTTCCCGGCGGGCGCCGTGCCCAAGGACGGCCCGAGCGCGGGCGTCACGCTGACCACGGCCCTGGCCTCGCTGCTGACCGGGCGCCTGGTGCGGGCCGAGATCGGCATGACCGGCGAGGTCTCGCTGACCGGGCGGGTGCTGCCGATCGGCGGGGTCAAGCAGAAGCTGCTGGCCGCGCACCGGGCCGGTCTGACCGAGGTGATCATCCCGGCCCGCAACGGCCCCGACCTCGACGACCTGCCCGAGGACGTGCTGTCGCAGCTGGTCGTGCACCAGGTCAGCGACGTGGCCGACGTGCTCCGGATCGCGCTGGAGCCCGCCGCGGTCAAGAAGGAGTCGCAGGCCGCCTGA